The Esox lucius isolate fEsoLuc1 chromosome 5, fEsoLuc1.pri, whole genome shotgun sequence genome includes a region encoding these proteins:
- the LOC105030748 gene encoding butyrophilin subfamily 2 member A1 isoform X2 yields the protein MVTGPDSLGVTLMTLLILLHSFTSKSVKFEVLGPTEPIVSVAGDDIILPCYLKPNISVEDMTVDWMNLDYIDERVYRYQNGRIIEVDQIPSYRGRTSLFKEELWRGNTSLKLTRVQGSDEGQYKCFIKSQNWYDDMNIQVLVKAVGSRPVVSIEGHREGGMGLVCQSEGWHPEPDLVWLDSKGVSLSAGPAETHRYFKGFYTIKQHVIVQETDTNLFTCRVLQRQINEEVETEVHIPNDLRRKNDYVKKNWSPDFELSRRHTVDVTLDPDTAHPRLILSDDGKQVRLGNIKQDLPDNPKRFTCYPRVLCKKGFSSGRFYYEVQVKEKTRWILGVARESVDRMAGILTPDGGYWAMRLKDREYWALDVTHFLLPLREEPQKVGVFVDYEEGQVSFFNVEARSHIYSFTEQTFNEKLHPFFYTGCDSAPLVMCPVDVSDLF from the exons ATGGTGACTGGACCAGATAGTCTGGGTGTGACTCTGATGACTCTGCTGATTCTCCTCCACAGTTTCACCTCTAAGTCTG TGAAGTTTGAGGTTCTGGGTCCAACTGAACCCATTGTTTCTGTGGCTGGTGATGACATCATTCTGCCCTGTTACCTCAAACCCAACATCAGTGTTGAGGACATGACAGTGGACTGGATGAACCTGGACTACATAGATGAACGTGTCTATCGTTACCAAAATGGAAGAATCATAGAAGTGGATCAGATTCCCTCCTATAGAGGAAGAACATCACTGTTTAAAGAGGAACTGTGGAGGGGAAACACCTCTTTAAAACTGACCAGGGTACAAGGCTCTGATGAAGGACAGTATAAATGCTTTATTAAGTCACAGAACTGGTATGATGACATGAATATCCAAGTCCTGGTTAAAG ctgTAGGATCCAGGCCAGTGGTGTCCATTgaaggacacagagagggagggatgggtctGGTGTGTCAATCTGAAGGCTGGCACCCTGAACCTGATCTGGTGTGGCTGGACAGTAAAGGAGTCAGTCTCTCTGCTGGACCTGCTGAGACACACAGATACTTTAAGGGATTCTACACAATCAAACAACATGTCATTGTCCAAGAGACTGACACCAACCTCTTTACCTGTAGAGTCCTACAAAGACaaatcaatgaggaggtggagacagaggttcacatccccA ATGACCTCAGGAGGAAAAATG attatgtaaagaaaaactggAGTCCAG ATTTTGAACTCTCAAGAAGACATACGG TGGATGTGACTCTAGACCCTGATACTGCACATCCACGACTCATCCTCTCTGATGACGGGAAACAAGTGAGACTTGGAAACATAAAACAGGATCTCCCTGACAACCCAAAGAGGTTTACATGTTATCCCAGGGTCCTGTGCAAGAAGGGCTTCTCCTCAGGGAGATTCTACTATGAGGTTCAGGTGAAGGAGAAGACTAGATGGATTTTGGGAGTGGCCAGAGAGTCAGTTGACAGGATGGCGGGGATATTGACACCTGATGGTGGATACTGGGCTATGAGGCTGAAGGACAGAGAGTATTGGGCTCTCGATGTCACCCATTTCCTCCTCCCTCTGAGAGAGGAGCCCCAGAAGGTGGGGGTGTTTGTGGATTATGAGGAGGGACAGGTCTCCTTCTTCAACGTGGAGGCCAGGTCTCATATCTACTCATTCACTGAACAAACCTTCAATGAGAAACTTCATCCATTCTTCTACACTGGTTGTGACTCAGCTCCACTGGTCATGTGTCCTGTAGATGTCTCTGACCTGTTTTAA
- the LOC105030748 gene encoding butyrophilin subfamily 1 member A1 isoform X1 codes for MVTGPDSLGVTLMTLLILLHSFTSKSVKFEVLGPTEPIVSVAGDDIILPCYLKPNISVEDMTVDWMNLDYIDERVYRYQNGRIIEVDQIPSYRGRTSLFKEELWRGNTSLKLTRVQGSDEGQYKCFIKSQNWYDDMNIQVLVKAVGSRPVVSIEGHREGGMGLVCQSEGWHPEPDLVWLDSKGVSLSAGPAETHRYFKGFYTIKQHVIVQETDTNLFTCRVLQRQINEEVETEVHIPSELFDYTTPWRRSFIVSCCLGVITVIGLALAVYYINDLRRKNDYVKKNWSPDFELSRRHTVDVTLDPDTAHPRLILSDDGKQVRLGNIKQDLPDNPKRFTCYPRVLCKKGFSSGRFYYEVQVKEKTRWILGVARESVDRMAGILTPDGGYWAMRLKDREYWALDVTHFLLPLREEPQKVGVFVDYEEGQVSFFNVEARSHIYSFTEQTFNEKLHPFFYTGCDSAPLVMCPVDVSDLF; via the exons ATGGTGACTGGACCAGATAGTCTGGGTGTGACTCTGATGACTCTGCTGATTCTCCTCCACAGTTTCACCTCTAAGTCTG TGAAGTTTGAGGTTCTGGGTCCAACTGAACCCATTGTTTCTGTGGCTGGTGATGACATCATTCTGCCCTGTTACCTCAAACCCAACATCAGTGTTGAGGACATGACAGTGGACTGGATGAACCTGGACTACATAGATGAACGTGTCTATCGTTACCAAAATGGAAGAATCATAGAAGTGGATCAGATTCCCTCCTATAGAGGAAGAACATCACTGTTTAAAGAGGAACTGTGGAGGGGAAACACCTCTTTAAAACTGACCAGGGTACAAGGCTCTGATGAAGGACAGTATAAATGCTTTATTAAGTCACAGAACTGGTATGATGACATGAATATCCAAGTCCTGGTTAAAG ctgTAGGATCCAGGCCAGTGGTGTCCATTgaaggacacagagagggagggatgggtctGGTGTGTCAATCTGAAGGCTGGCACCCTGAACCTGATCTGGTGTGGCTGGACAGTAAAGGAGTCAGTCTCTCTGCTGGACCTGCTGAGACACACAGATACTTTAAGGGATTCTACACAATCAAACAACATGTCATTGTCCAAGAGACTGACACCAACCTCTTTACCTGTAGAGTCCTACAAAGACaaatcaatgaggaggtggagacagaggttcacatccccA gTGAGTTGTTTGATTACACAACTCCATGGAGGCGGTCCTTCATTGTGTCATGTTGTTTGGGTGTCATCACTGTGATTGGCTTAGCTCTGGCTGTCTACTACATCA ATGACCTCAGGAGGAAAAATG attatgtaaagaaaaactggAGTCCAG ATTTTGAACTCTCAAGAAGACATACGG TGGATGTGACTCTAGACCCTGATACTGCACATCCACGACTCATCCTCTCTGATGACGGGAAACAAGTGAGACTTGGAAACATAAAACAGGATCTCCCTGACAACCCAAAGAGGTTTACATGTTATCCCAGGGTCCTGTGCAAGAAGGGCTTCTCCTCAGGGAGATTCTACTATGAGGTTCAGGTGAAGGAGAAGACTAGATGGATTTTGGGAGTGGCCAGAGAGTCAGTTGACAGGATGGCGGGGATATTGACACCTGATGGTGGATACTGGGCTATGAGGCTGAAGGACAGAGAGTATTGGGCTCTCGATGTCACCCATTTCCTCCTCCCTCTGAGAGAGGAGCCCCAGAAGGTGGGGGTGTTTGTGGATTATGAGGAGGGACAGGTCTCCTTCTTCAACGTGGAGGCCAGGTCTCATATCTACTCATTCACTGAACAAACCTTCAATGAGAAACTTCATCCATTCTTCTACACTGGTTGTGACTCAGCTCCACTGGTCATGTGTCCTGTAGATGTCTCTGACCTGTTTTAA